CGGAACCTCGCCCGCGGCTACCGTGCCCGGGCGGCCGCCGCCGCTGGCCCCGCCTGACGGGGGACGCCCCGGCGGCACCTACCCTTGACGGGTGGCACATCTGCTCGGGGCCGAGGCCCTGCACCTGGAGTACCCGACCCGCGTCGTCCTCGACTCGGTGACCCTCGGGATCGACGAGGGCGACCGCATCGGGATAGTCGGACGCAACGGCGACGGCAAGTCCAGCCTCCTGCGCCTGCTCTCCCGGCGGCTCGAGCCCGACGACGGCCGCGTCACCTGGCGCGGTGGCCTGCGCGTGGGCGTGCTCGACCAGGCCGACACCCTGGAGGACGACCACACCGTCGGGCAGACCGTCGTCGGGGACCGGCCCGAGCACGAGTGGGCCGGGGACGCGAGCGTGCGCGACGTCATCGCCGGCCTGGTTCCCGACGTGCCCTGGGACGCGCCCGTCGGCACGCTGAGCGGCGGGCAGCGCCGCCGCGTCGCCCTCGCCGCGCTCCTCGTGCAGGAGTGGGACGTCGTCATGCTCGACGAGCCGACCAACCACCTCGACGTCGAGGGCATCTCCTGGCTCGCCGACCACCTCAAGCGCCGCTGGGCGGCCGGGTCCGGCGGCCTGCTCGTCGTCACCCACGACCGCTGGTTCCTCGACGAGGTGGCGCTGACGACGTGGGAGGTCCACGACCGCGTCGTCGAGCCGTTCGAGGGCGGGTACGCCGCCTATGTCCTGCAGCGGGTCGAGCGCGACCGGCAGGCCGCCGTCGTCGAGGCGAAGCGCCAGAACCTCATGCGCAAGGAGCTCGCGTGGCTGCGCCGCGGGGCGCCCGCCCGCACGTCCAAGCCGAAGTTCCGCATCGACGCCGCCAACCAGCTCATCGAGGACGTCCCGCCGCTGCGCGACCGCACCGAGCTCTCCCGCCTCGCCACCGCGCGGCTGGGCAAGGACGTCGTCGACCTCCTCGACGTCTCCGTCTCCTTCGGGGAGAACCAGGTGCTGCGCGACGTCGAGTGGCGCATCGGGCCGGGGGAGCGCACCGGGATCCTCGGTGCGAACGGCGCGGGCAAGTCGACGCTCCTTGCGCTCGTCGCTGGCACCCTCCAGCCGGACTCCGGGCGCGTCAAGCGCGGCAAGAGCGTGCGGCTGGCGATCCTCGACCAGCAGTTCACCGGGCTCGGCGAGATCGCCGACGACCGCGTCCGCGACGTCCTCGCCCGGACCCGCACGAGCTACGTCGTCGACGGCAAGGAGCTCACCCCGGCGCAGCTCCTCGAGCGCCTCGGCTTCGCCCGCGAGCACCTGTCCGCGCGCGTCGGTGAGCTGTCCGGCGGGCAGAAGCGCCGCCTGCAGCTCCTGCTCATCCTCCTCGACGAGCCCAACGTCCTCATCCTCGACGAGCCCACCAACGACGTCGACACGGACATGCTCGCCGCGATGGAGGACCTCCTCGACTCCTGGCCCGGCACCCTCATCGTCGTCTCCCACGACCGCTACCTGCTCGAACGGGTGACCGACCAGCAGTACGCCGTCATGGACGGACGGCTGCGCCACGTGCCGGGCGGCGTCGAGGAGTACCTCGAGCTGCGCCGGCGGCAGGACGAGGGCACCTCGGGGGCGCAGGCGCCGGCCAAGGAACAGCCGCGTGGCGCCGAGCAGCACGCAGCCCGCAAGGAGCTCGCCTCGACCGAGCGGCGCCTGGAGAAGGCGAGTGCGCAGGTCGCCGCGCTCCACGAGCGCATGGCCGCACACGACCCCGGCGACTACGCGGGCCTCGCTGCGCTCACCGAGGAGGCCCGCGCGCTCGAGGCGCAGGTCGCCGAGCTCGAGGAGCGGTGGCTCGAGCTCTCCGAGCAGGCGGGATGAACCTGCGAAAGGGGTAGGCGCACCCCGCTCGGGTGCGTACCCTGGCCGGATCGGGACCCTTGGGGGAGGGAGGCCCAGCGATGACGACGTTCGCCGACCTGGAGCGACTCGTCGCCGACCGGCTGCTGCGCCCGGACGCCACCGGCTTCGCCGAGGCGACCTTCGCGCAGTTCGCGCGCACCGGCGACCCGCCCGCCGCCGTCGTGCGCGTGCGCTCCACGACGGAGGTCGCGGCGGCGGTGCGGGCCGCCCGCAGCGCCGGTCTGCCGGTCGCCGTCCGCAGCGGCGGGCACAGCTACGCCCTGCACAGCGCCGGGCCCGGCGCGCTCGTCATCGACGTGCGCGCCCTGGACTCCGTGGCGATCGACGCCGACCGGCTGGTGGGACGCGCGGGCGGTGGGGTGACGGCCGGTGCCTACAGCCGGGCGGCGGGGAAGCACGGGCTGGCCACCGGCTTCGGGGACATCGGGACGGTCGGAGTCGGGGGCGTGGCGCTGGGCGGTGGCATCGGGTTCCTCAGCCGGCGCGACGGGTTGACCGTCGACAACATCCAGTCCGCCGAGATCGTCCTCGCCGACGGCAGCGTGCTCACCGTGGACGCGCGCGAGCACCCCGACCTGTTCTGGGCGCTGCGCGGGGGCGGGGGCAACTTCGGGGTGGTCACCGGGCTCACGTTCCGGCTGCACCGCACGGCCGTCGTCACCGGCGGCATGCTCGCCTTCGCGCCCTCGCCCGCCCGGCTCGTCGCCGCTGTCGACGCGGTGCTCGACGCCCCCGACGGACTCAGCGCCATGGTCAACCTCCTCGTCGCGCCACCGCTGCCGTTCCTCCCGCCCGAGCTGCACGGCCGGCCGGTCATGCTCGTCCTGGCGTGCTGGTCCGGCGCGCCGCAGGACGCCGAGGACGCGCTCGCGCCGCTGCGGGCCATCGGCCAGCCGCTGGTGGAGGCGCTCGACACGCACTCCTACCCCGACCTGCTCCGCGGGCCGCCGACGCCGCCGCAGCCCGCCTACCCGGTGATGCGCACCGGCTTCACCGGGCGTCTCGACGAGCGGTTCGGGGAGGCGGCCCTCCGGTCACTCGCGACCGCCGGCATGTTCGCCGCCTTCAACCTGCGGCCCCTCGGCGGGGCGATCGGCCGGACCCCGCCGGAGGCGACCGCGTTCGCCCACCGGGACAGGGACGTCATGGTGACGGTGAGCGCGCTCGTCCAGGACTCCACCGCCGTCCCCACCGCCCAGGACTGGGTCGACGAGGCCAGCCGCGCCGTCGGTCTCTCCGGTGCCGGGTACGTGAACTTCATGTCGGGGGCCACGCCCGAGGACGTCGCCGCGGCCTACCCGGGCGTCCTCGACCGGCTGCGCGAGGTCAAGGCGGCCTACGACCCGGGCAACGTCTTCCGGTTCAACCACAACGTCACCCCGCCGGGAGGGCCGGCGGGCTGACTCAGCGGTCGAGCGGCAGGAGCAGGCGGCGCAGCAGCGCGCTCAGCTGCTCGGCCTCCTGCGGCGAGAGCTCGGTGAGCAGCCGCTCCTCGGAGTCGAGCAGGTCGGCCATCGCGGCGTCGACCTTCTCCTTGCCCAGCGGCGTGAGGCGGACGAGGACGACGCGCCGGTCGGTCGTGCCCACGGCCCGCACGACGTGGCCGTGCGCCACCATGCGGTCGATCCGGTTCGTCATCGTGCCCGAGGACACGAGGGTCTCGTTGAGCAGCCGCCCGGCGGTGAGCTCGTAGGGCTCCCCGGCGCGGCGCAGGGCCGACAGGACGTCGAACTCCCAGCCCTCGAGGTCGTGGTCGAGGAAGACGCGGCGGCGCGCGAGGTCCAGGCGCCGGGAGAGGCGCGAGACCCGGGAGAAGACGTGCAGCGGGCGTGGGTCGAGGTCCGGACGCTCCCGGCCCCAGGCCGCAACGATCCGGTCGACCTCATCCTGTCCCTCGACCATGACCCGAGATTACTCGACGTCGAGATAAGTAGAGCCATCAGGCGCCGGGCGCTCACTCCCGACCCTCCGGCAGCGCTCCTGGGCGTGGACGGCAGGAGCCGGGCCCCCTCGGTGGGGACCCGGCTCCAGGAGGACGACGGCGTCAGCCGCGCAGCGCCTCGGTCAGCTTCATCCGGCCACCGGTGTGGAGGACGCCCCGGCGGTAGACCCGCCCGGCGATCCACACGAGGACCGGGACGGTCGCGATGGCGATGCCGAAGGCGAGGGCCATCTCCCAGGTCTGCACCCCGCCGTACACGTCGCGCACCGGCATCATGAACGGGGAGAAGAACGGGATCTGCGACAGCACCTTGACCAGGGTGCTGTCGGGGTTCGCCGTCACCATGAACATCGCCAGGTAGAACGGCACGAACATGAGGAACGTCAGGGGCGTGGTCACCGCGCCGATCTCCTCCTGCCGCGAGACGAGTGCGGCGAACCCGCCGAAGAGCAGGGAGAAGATGAGGTAGCCGAGGAGGAACCACAGCACGACGAGCAGCATCGTCCAGCCGAGGTCGATCTCGAAGCCGTCGAACAGCCCGGTCATCGCCGCCGGGATCGTCGCCGCGGCGCCGAGGATGACCACCTGGCCGAGGCTGACGACGCCGATGCCGAGGATCTTGCCGGCGAGCAGCTCCGCGGGCCGGATCGTCGACAGGAGGATCTCCACGACGCGCGAGGTCTTCTCCTCCACGACGCCGACGGCGATGAGCGAGCCGGCGCTGATGAGCGAGAAGAGGAGCAGGGAGATCGCGACGATGGCGACGAGGTACTCCGGACCGAACTGGTCGGCCTCGTCCCCCGAGCTCGACACCACCTGCGGGCCCGCGGACGCGAGCTCGGCGTTGAAGGCCGCCGGGTCGCCGCCGAGGTCGATGACCTGGTCGGCGAGGACGTGCGCCTGGACGGCGCCGGAGACGATCGCGAGAAGCTCCTGGTCGGCGTCCTCCTCGACGAGCATCTCCGGGCGGCTCGGGTCACCGACGAGGAACGCGTCGAGGTCCTCGGCGAGGGCGGGCTCGGCCTCCGCCTGCGTCATCGGCTCGATCTCGAGCGTCGTGCCGAGCGCGAGGCCGGCGGCCTCGAGCTGGGGCGTGAGGTCGGCGACGGACTGGTCGACACCGACGGTGAAGTCCGGCCCGTCGTCGCCCTCCCGGCCGGCGAAGTAGTCGAGGACGAACACGCCCGCGACGATGACGACGAGCATGACAGCCAGTGAGATGAGGTTCGCCTTGGTGAGGAAGCGCGCCTTGATCTCGCGGCGGGCGACCATCCCGATGTTCGCGAACGTGGAGTTCCGGCTCGTGCGGTCCTGGGTGCTCATGCTGCGTCCTTCTCCTGGGTCTCGCTCACGACGTGGCGGAAGAGGTCGGCGAGGGAGGGGACCACCGGGCTGAACTCCCGCAGCGCCCCGGCGGCCGTCGCCGCCCGGAGGAAGGGCTGCTCCACGCCCTCGGTGTTCCCGGTGAGCTCGACGACGACCTCGCGGCCGTCGTCGGACAGCACCCGGGCGCCCGGGACCAGCCGCGCCCACCCGGGTGCGGCGCCGTGGACCACGGCGCGCCAGCGGGCGTTCGGCGTCCGACGCAGCTCCTCCTTCGTCCCGAGCGCGACCATCTGGCCCGCGCGGACGATGCCGACGCGGTCGCACAGCCGCTCGACGAGGTCGAGCTGGTGGGAGGAGAAGATCACCGGCACGCCGGCGGCGGCGCGCTCGACGAGGACCGAGCTCATGACGTCGACGGCCACCGGGTCCAGACCGGAGAACGGCTCGTCGAGGACGAGGATCTCCGGGTCGTGGACGAGGGCCGCGGCGAGCTGGACGCGCTGCTGGTTGCCGAGGGAGAGCTTCTCGACGTTGTCCCCGCGGCGGGCGGCGACGCCGAGCCGCTCGGTCCACTGCTCCATCGCCGCGACGGCGTCCTTCGCGCCCATGCCGTGGAGGCGGGCGAGGTAGACGAGCTGCTCACCGACCTTCATCTTCGGGTACAGGCCGCGCTCCTCGGGCATGTAGCCGACGCGACGGCGCATCTCGAGGTCGAGGGGGCGTCCCTGCCAGCGCACCTCGCCGGAGTCCGCCGAGAGCACGCCGAGCGCGATCCGCATCGCGGTGGTCTTGCCCGCACCGTTCGAGCCGACGAAGCCGAAGATCTCCCCGGCGTCGACGGAGAAGGTGAGGTCGGTGAGCGCACGGAGTGACCCGTACGCCTTGTTCAGGTGGTCGAACTCGAGTCTGGCCATGTCCTCTTCCGTCATCACGGGGCCTCGGTCGCCGCGATTCTAGGGGGTGGACGTTCCGGGGATCGCGGTTCAGGGCGTCGGTGAGACGTCCGGCAGGCCGGTGAGGTGCGGGGCGGCCTCCAGCGAGCTCAGCCCGTTCCACGCGAGGTTGACGAGGTGCGCGGCGACGGTCTCCCGGTCGGGGCTGCGCGCCTCGAGCCACCACTGGCCGGTGAGGGCGATCATCCCGACGAGCATCTGGGCGTAGATCGGTGCGGTCACCGTCGGCAGGCCGCGGCGGCGGAACTGGTCGGCGAGGAGGTGCTCCACCTGCGTGGCGACGTCGCCGATGAGGGAGGAGAAGGTGCCCGTCGCCTGCGCCACGGGCGAGTCGCGCACGAGGATGCGGAACCCGTCGGTGTTCTCCTCGATGTACTCCAGCAGGGCCATCGCGGTTCGCTCGACGATGCGCTTGGGGTGCCCGCCGGTCTCCAGCGCCCCGCTCAGCGCGACCAGCAGCTTCTGCAGCTCCCGGTCGACGATGACGGCGTACACGCCCTCCTTGCCGCCGAAGTGCTCGTAGACGACGGGCTTGGAGACCGAGGCGCGAGCGGCGATCTCCTCCACGCTCGTACCCTCGAAGCCCTTCTCGGCGAAGAGGGCGCGGCCGACGTCGAGCAGCTGCTCACGGCGCTGGCCCGCCGTCATACGGGCACGGGAGGTGCGAGATCGGTCACTGGCCACGAGGCCATCATGCCGTGCGGAGGGTCCGGGCGGGCCCGCGGGTTTGGCAGACTGGGCGCTGCGTCGCCGTGGCGACGCGTTCCGCCCTGGTGTAACGGCAGCACGCAGGCCTTTGGTGCCTTGAGGTCCGGGTTCGAATCCTGGGGGCGGAGCCGTGCCTCGCGACGTCCCCCGGCCCGCCTCCGGGCGACCGGGAGCCGTTCGTGCCAACCACCGCGCGGCCCGGCGGCGATAGAGTGGCCCTGCACGAAGCCCGGGGACAACCCCGGGCAGGACCCGACGAGGGAGCCCACTCGAGTGAGTGCCCAGCCAGCCGCCGTCATCGTCCTCGCCGCAGGTGAGGGCACCCGGATGAAGTCCCGGACCCCGAAGGTCCTCCACCGCATCGCCGGCCGCAGCCTCCTCGGCTTCGCGCTGCGCGCCGGTGCCGAGCTCGAGCCCCAGCGCCTCGCCGTCGTCGTCCGCCACGAGCGCGACGCCGTCGCCGCGCACGCCGAGGCCGAGCTGCCCGGCGTCGTCGTCGTGGACCAGGACGCGATCCCCGGGACCGGGCGCGCCGTGCAGTGCGCGCTCGGGGTGCTCGACGCCAAGGAACAGGCAGGCGCCGCGCTCCTGTCCGGCTCGCGGACCGAGGCCCACGGCAGCGTGGTCTCCGGGCCGGTCGTCGTCACCGCCGGCGACGTGCCGCTCCTCGACTCCGGCACGCTGGGCCAGCTGCTCGAGGCCCACGAGGCCGACGGCAACGCCGTCACCCTGCTCAGCACCCGGCTGCCCGACCCGTACGGCTACGGGCGGGTCGTGCGCGACGAGAACGGCGACGTCGTCGGCGTCGTCGAGGAGCGCGACGCGACCCCCGAGCAGCGCGAGATCGACGAGGTCAACACCTCGATCTACGTCTTCGACGCCGCGGTCCTGCGCGAGGCGCTCACCCAGGTGGACGACGCGAACGACCAGGGCGAGGTCTACCTCACCGACGTCGTCGCCCTCGCCCACCGCTCCGGCAAGCGGGTGCGCGCGCTCGTCGTCGAGGACCAGTGGCTCGTCACCGGCGTCAACGACCGCGCCCAGCTCGCCGAGATCGGCGCCGAGCTCAACCGCCGGATCGTCACCGGCTGGATGCGTGAGGGCGTCACCGTCGTCGACCCGGCCACGACGTGGATCGACGTCGACGTGCAGCTCGCCCGCGACGTCACCATCCACCCCGGCACCCAGCTCCACGGGACGACGACGGTCGAGGAGGGTGCCGAGATCGGCCCGGACACCACCCTGCGCGACGTCGTCGTCGGGGCGGAGGCCACGGTCGTGCGCACGCACGGCTTCAGCGCCCGCATCGGCGCGCGGGCGACCGTCGGCCCCTTCGCCTACCTGCGCCAGGACACCGTGCTCGGCGAGCGCGGCAAGATCGGCACGTTCGTCGAGACGAAGGACGCGCAGATCGGCGCCGGCTCCAAGGTGCCGCACCTGTCCTACGTCGGCGACGCGGAGATCGGGGAGGGCACGAACATCGGCGCCGCCTCCGTCTTCGTCAACTACGACGGCGTGAACAAGCACCGCTCGAAGGTGGGCTCCAACGCCCGCACCGGGTCGGACAACATGTTCATCGCTCCCATCACGATCGGTGACGGCGCCTACACCGGCGCGGGCACGGTCCTGCTCAAGGACGTGCCGCCGGGCGCGCTGGCGATCAACTCGACCACTCAGCGGAACATCGAGGGCTGGGTGCTGCGGCGCAGGCCGGGCACCCCTTCGGCGGAGGCCGCGAGCAAGGCGCTCGAGGGCGACGCCGAGAAGGAGCTCTCCCCCCAGGCCCGGGCCGAGCTGGCCCGCGGGAACCACGACGTGGCCGTCCCCCGGGACGGGCACACCCCCACCGAAAACGGGAGCGGCACCGAGCGATGACTGGCATCACCTCACGCGGCGAGAAGCGACTCGTCCTCCTCTCCGGACGTGCACACCCTGCGCTGGCTACCGCGGTCGCCGACGAGCTGGGCACCGAGCTCGTGCCCACGACCGCCTACGACTTCGCCAACGGCGAGATCTACGTGCGGTTCGAGGAGAGCGTGCGCGGCTCGGACGCCTTCGTGCTCCAGTCGCACACGAACCCGATCAACCAGTGGATCATGGAGCAGCTCCTCATGGTCGACGCGCTCAAGCGCGCCTCGGCCAAGCGGATCACCGTGATCGCCCCGTTCTACCCCTACGCCCGGCAGGACAAGAAGCACCGCGGGCGCGAGCCCATCTCCGCGCGCTTCATCGCGGACATGTTCAAGACCGCCGGCGCCGACCGCCTCATGTCGGTGGACCTCCACGCGGCGCAGGTCCAGGGCTTCTTCGACGGACCGGTCGACCACCTGTGGGCCATGCCGATCCTCACCGACTACGTCCGCGGGCGCGTCGACACCAGCAACGTCACCGTCGTCTCCCCGGACGCCGGGCGCATCCGGGTGGCCGAGAAGTGGGCGGAGAAGCTCGGCGGCGGGCCGCTGGCCTTCGTCCACAAGACGCGCGACATCACCCGGCCGAACCAGGCGGTCGCCAACCGCGTCGTCGGTGAGGTCGAGGGGCGCGACTGCGTCCTCGTCGACGACCTCATCGACACCGGCGGCACCATCGCCGAGGCCGTCAAGGTGGTCAAGGCCGCCGGCGCGCGCGACGTCATCGTCGCCGCGACCCACGGCGTGCTCTCCGACCCGGCCGCCCGCCGGCTCAGCGAGTGCGGCGCGCGCGAGGTCGTCATCACCGACACCCTCCCGCTGGACCCGGCCAAGCGGTTCCCGCAGCTCACCGTCCTGCCGATCGCGCCGCTGCTCGCCCGCGCGATCCGCGCCGTGTTCGACGACGGCTCGGTCACCAGCCTGTTCGACGGCAACGCCTGAGCGACCGCGCCGGCCGACGCCGAGCGCGACCAAGACTGACGACCGCGGGTGCCATGGCACCCGCGGTCGCTGTCTTCGTACGCGGTCGGGGTCCTCGTACGCGGTCGCGGGCGACGAGGTGCTGCACCGGGCCGGGTGGCGGAGGGCTGGTCCACCGGTGCTCCTTCGGTCCCGGTACCGGTGGGCGCAGGTGATCCACGCTCACCGGATGGACGTCCCCCAGACCGTGCTCCTCCACACCCGCCAGGCCGTCCTGCGGGGCGTCGACCCTCGGCGACCCACGTCGGGCTTCATCAGGGTCCGGCACGGCACCTACGTCACGCGCGAGGAGTGGGAGACGTCGGGGAAGGACCGGCGCTACGCCCTCTACGTCCGGGCCACGGTGGAGACGATGAAGGTCTCGGCACCCCTGGCCCGGGAGTCGGCGGCGGTTGTGCTGGGCCTGCCGGTCATCGGCGACTGGCCACGCGTCATGCACGTCCTCGAGGAGGCCGGCGCCGGCGGGCGGAGCAGTGCGCACGTCGTGCGGCACGGGACCCGCTTCCCGCCCGACGTCCTCCTCGTCGACGGGGTCGCGGTGACCTCCGTCGCCCGGACCGTCGTCGACCTGGGCCGTGTCCGCAGCTTCGCCTCTGCGCTCGCGAGCGCGGACCACGCACTGCGGAACGGCATGGTGACGCGCGAGGCGCTCGAGGCGGAGGTCGAGCGCCTGGCCGGAACACGCGGCATCCGACGCGCACGGGCGGTCGTCGAGCACGCCGACGGGAGGTCGGAGTCCGTCGGGGAGTCGCTCAGCCGAGCGCAGGTCATCACGTTGGACCTGCCGATGCCCGTCCTCCAGAAGGAGTTCGTCGACGATCGCGGTTTCGTCGGGCGGACGGACTTCTGGTGGCCCCGGCTGCGGCTCGTCGGTGAGTTCGACGGGAAGGTGAAGCTCGGCCGGGCGCTCGGCGGTGACGAGGCGGCCACGCGTGAGGCGCTGTGGCGGGAGAAGCTGCGCGAGGACCGCCTGCGCCGGCTGGGCAACGGGGTGGTGCGCTGGACCTGGGCGCAGGCGCTCGACCGCGCCACCTTCGCCCGCCTGATGAGCGGGGCGGGCGTGGTGCCCCTCAGGGCGGGTGGGCGCGCCGAGCGCGGGTGAGCCCGCCGAGCGCGCGTGCGGTCATGGTTGCGCTCGTCACGATCGCGCGCGCTCGAACCGGGGCGGGGAACTCGTGTATCATCGACCGGTTGCCTCGGCGAGGGAGACCGGACACCCGGCTCCGTGATCGACGCGGTGGTGCCACAGGGCGCCTCGTGTCGCCCCGCCCTGGCCCGCCGCAGTCCCGACGCCCAACAGGAGTTCCCGTGGCCGACAGCCTCACCCTCACCGCTACCGTTCGCACCGAGTTCGGCAAGGGTGCCGCGCGCCGCACCCGCCGCGCGAACCTCATCCCCGCCGTCCTGTACGGCCACGGCGAGGCGCCGCGCCACCTCGCGCTGCCCTCCCACGACACGTTCCTCGTCCTCAAGGACAACGCGAACGCGCTCATCACCCTGGAGTTCGACGGCACCAAGCAGCTCGCGCTCGCCAAGCACATCCAGCGCGACCCGGTCCGCCGCACCATCGAGCACGTCGACTTCGTCATCGTCCGCAAGGGCGAGAGGGTCACCGTCGAGGTGCCCGTCCACGTCGTCGGCGAGTCGGCCCCCGGCACGATCCACCAGACCGAGCTGGGCACCCTGACCATCACCGTCCCGGCCACCGACATCCCGGAGGTCATCGAGGTCTCCGTCGAGGGCCTCACGGACGGCACCATCGTGCGCGTCGCCGACATCCCGCGCCCCGAGGGCGCGACGATCGACGTCGACCCGGAGCACGAGGTCGTCGTCATCTCGACCCCGCGCGCGACCGCGGACGACCTGGCCGCCGACGAGGCTGCCGCCGAGGCCGGCGCGGCCGCCGGCGCGGACTCGACCGAGGACTGAGACCGTCTGCCCACGTCACGCCCTCGGGCGTGACGTGGGCTCACGTCTGTTCAGGGAGAGGGCATGAGCGACACCTGGCTCGTCGTCGGGCTCGGCAACCCCGGGCCGAAGTACGCCGGCAACCGTCACAACGTCGGGCGGATGGTCATCGACACCCTGGCGCGGCGCGCCGGCTCGACCCTCACCACCCACAAGGCCCGGGCGCACGTCGCCGACGTCCGCCTCGGGGTCCTGCCCGGAGGTGCACCCGGACCGCGCGCGGTCCTGGCCGTGCCGGGCACGTTCATGAACCTCTCCGGCGGTCCGGTGAGCGCGCTGCTGCGCTTCTACGACATCCCGGCCGAGCGGCTGCTCGTCGTCCACGACGAGCTCGACCTGCCCCCGAGCACACTGCGGCTCAAGCGCGGGGGCGGTGAGGGCGGGCACAACGGCCTGCGCTCGATCTCCAGCTCGATCGGCACACGGGACTACGTCCGCCTCCGGGTGGGCATCGGCCGTCCGCCGGGCCGCATGGACGCCGCCGACTTCGTCCTGCGCGACTTCGCGACCGCGGAGCGCCCCGAGCTGCTCGTCACGCTCGAGGAGGCGGCCGACGCCGTCGAGGACGTCCTCACGCTCGGGCTGGAGAAGGCGCAGCTGCGGCTGCACACCGCCTGACTCAGCCGAAGCGGGAGACGTCCCCGGCGCCCTCGCGGATGACCTCGGGCGCCCCCGACGTGAGGTCGACGACGGTCGTCGGGTCGACGGACGTCACCGGCGCGTCGACGACGACGTCGAGGAGACGGCCGATCTCGTCGTCCACCACCCAGCCCTCGGACATCGGCTCCTCGGCGCCCGGGAGGATGAGGGTCGAGGTGAGCATGGGCTCCCCGAGCTCACCGAGGATGGCGAGCGCGACCCGGTGGTCCGGCACGCGCACCCCGACCGTGAGCTTGCGCGGCTGGAGCATCATCCGCGGCACGTCCTTCGTCGCCTTGACGATGAACGTGTAGGGGCCGGGGGTCAGCGACTTCACGAGCCGGAAGTCGCGGTTGTCGAGGATGACGAACGTGCCCGCCTGCGCGAGCGTCGCGCACATGAGGGTGAAGTGGTGCTTGTCGTCCAGGCGCCTGATCTCGCGGATCCGGTTGAGCGCCTCCTTGCTGCCCAGTCGTGCACCGAGGGCGTAGCCCGAGTCGGTGGGGTAGGCGATGAGACCGCCGCCGCGCAGCACGTCGACGACCTGCCCGAGCCGGCGTGGCTGGGGGTCCTGGGGGTGGAGCTCGACGAGTCGGGCCATGGGCCCAGTGTGCCAAATGACGCTCCGCCCGGCAGCGAGGGCGGCTGGGGTGCCGCGCCGCCGCCCGGTGGGCGACGTAGGATTGTCTGGTTCCCCGCTCCTGCACAGGATGCCGGGGCTGCTGTGCTGCCCACCTGCGCGAGGACCCATGCGACTCACCGGACTCATCCCCCCGCTGCTCGCCGACCCGGCCTTCGCCCGCTCGGTCGCGGCCGCCGCGCACGGCGGCGAGCGGACGGTCAGCATCCCGCTCGGCCTGCGCGCCGCGCTGGTGGCCGCCATCACGGGCGGGGAGACGTCGGCGGACCGTCCCGTCGTCATCGTCACCGCGACCGGCCGCGAGGCCGACGACGCCGCCGCCGCGCTGCGCAACTTCCTCCCCGACGACGACGTCGCGGTGCTGCCCGCCTGGGAGACCCTCCCGCACGAGCGGCTCTCCCCGCGCAGCGACACCGTGGCCCGCCGGATCGCCGTGTTCCGGCGTCTG
Above is a genomic segment from Georgenia wutianyii containing:
- the glmU gene encoding bifunctional UDP-N-acetylglucosamine diphosphorylase/glucosamine-1-phosphate N-acetyltransferase GlmU codes for the protein MKSRTPKVLHRIAGRSLLGFALRAGAELEPQRLAVVVRHERDAVAAHAEAELPGVVVVDQDAIPGTGRAVQCALGVLDAKEQAGAALLSGSRTEAHGSVVSGPVVVTAGDVPLLDSGTLGQLLEAHEADGNAVTLLSTRLPDPYGYGRVVRDENGDVVGVVEERDATPEQREIDEVNTSIYVFDAAVLREALTQVDDANDQGEVYLTDVVALAHRSGKRVRALVVEDQWLVTGVNDRAQLAEIGAELNRRIVTGWMREGVTVVDPATTWIDVDVQLARDVTIHPGTQLHGTTTVEEGAEIGPDTTLRDVVVGAEATVVRTHGFSARIGARATVGPFAYLRQDTVLGERGKIGTFVETKDAQIGAGSKVPHLSYVGDAEIGEGTNIGAASVFVNYDGVNKHRSKVGSNARTGSDNMFIAPITIGDGAYTGAGTVLLKDVPPGALAINSTTQRNIEGWVLRRRPGTPSAEAASKALEGDAEKELSPQARAELARGNHDVAVPRDGHTPTENGSGTER
- a CDS encoding ribose-phosphate diphosphokinase, whose amino-acid sequence is MTGITSRGEKRLVLLSGRAHPALATAVADELGTELVPTTAYDFANGEIYVRFEESVRGSDAFVLQSHTNPINQWIMEQLLMVDALKRASAKRITVIAPFYPYARQDKKHRGREPISARFIADMFKTAGADRLMSVDLHAAQVQGFFDGPVDHLWAMPILTDYVRGRVDTSNVTVVSPDAGRIRVAEKWAEKLGGGPLAFVHKTRDITRPNQAVANRVVGEVEGRDCVLVDDLIDTGGTIAEAVKVVKAAGARDVIVAATHGVLSDPAARRLSECGAREVVITDTLPLDPAKRFPQLTVLPIAPLLARAIRAVFDDGSVTSLFDGNA
- a CDS encoding 50S ribosomal protein L25/general stress protein Ctc, with the protein product MADSLTLTATVRTEFGKGAARRTRRANLIPAVLYGHGEAPRHLALPSHDTFLVLKDNANALITLEFDGTKQLALAKHIQRDPVRRTIEHVDFVIVRKGERVTVEVPVHVVGESAPGTIHQTELGTLTITVPATDIPEVIEVSVEGLTDGTIVRVADIPRPEGATIDVDPEHEVVVISTPRATADDLAADEAAAEAGAAAGADSTED
- the pth gene encoding aminoacyl-tRNA hydrolase, whose protein sequence is MSDTWLVVGLGNPGPKYAGNRHNVGRMVIDTLARRAGSTLTTHKARAHVADVRLGVLPGGAPGPRAVLAVPGTFMNLSGGPVSALLRFYDIPAERLLVVHDELDLPPSTLRLKRGGGEGGHNGLRSISSSIGTRDYVRLRVGIGRPPGRMDAADFVLRDFATAERPELLVTLEEAADAVEDVLTLGLEKAQLRLHTA
- a CDS encoding L-threonylcarbamoyladenylate synthase, encoding MARLVELHPQDPQPRRLGQVVDVLRGGGLIAYPTDSGYALGARLGSKEALNRIREIRRLDDKHHFTLMCATLAQAGTFVILDNRDFRLVKSLTPGPYTFIVKATKDVPRMMLQPRKLTVGVRVPDHRVALAILGELGEPMLTSTLILPGAEEPMSEGWVVDDEIGRLLDVVVDAPVTSVDPTTVVDLTSGAPEVIREGAGDVSRFG